A part of Candidatus Ozemobacteraceae bacterium genomic DNA contains:
- a CDS encoding M48 family metalloprotease — protein sequence MDETQFEAFSSRLEREAAEHPRWYRLKVIGLAMSGYLFIAGVLLGIVGVIAALVAAAVSVHGSAYVVVKVLGVLIPLGWIILRSLWVSLPPPEGLHVDLGEAPKLRSVVENLKRTLKTPDIDVVLLTLEFNAGVVQIPRFGIFGWPRNYLVLGWPLLLALSPEGVTSVLAHEFGHLSGAHGRFAAWVYRVRQTWFSLMTALEANGQWGTGLFRWFFNWYAPSFGAYTFVLARKHEFAADRMAARATGARITAETLLSTVVLEAHLDDGFWPKLKDLSLTLEAPPDDVFARMRQALAEPIPEENAEKWSRKARCFRTGGGDTHPALSDRLAVLGSSDVRYHPFMGPCAADVFFPGEAGRRIERMLSAQWRENVADAWAEAHRNGVGAISRLAELETLEKAGRFGIDEAVERLRHVGELHGVEATEPLLLELVRTAPDHPQVCYGMGRLLLRRGDLSGVAYIDKAMNADPDAVLNGCGLIIDFFYERGMREEAEPYLLRRKSRLQILVKDQEERETLPFSDVYLPHGLASNVVADISEALKRYEFLSEAYLVRRKLTYCQEPPLYVLCLRLSTSFFRMWDGAAEEGRKLSERIAGEVPLPGQFLVLHLHEENEPLYGIVKKVEHSRIFGA from the coding sequence ATGGACGAGACACAGTTCGAGGCCTTTTCATCGAGGCTCGAGAGAGAGGCGGCGGAACATCCGCGCTGGTACCGGCTGAAGGTGATCGGCCTGGCCATGTCGGGCTATCTCTTCATCGCGGGCGTCCTGCTGGGTATCGTCGGCGTGATCGCAGCGCTCGTGGCGGCGGCCGTTTCCGTGCACGGCTCGGCCTACGTCGTCGTGAAGGTGCTCGGCGTGCTGATTCCCCTTGGCTGGATCATCCTCCGGTCGCTCTGGGTCAGCCTTCCGCCGCCGGAGGGACTCCACGTCGATCTCGGCGAAGCCCCAAAGCTTCGTTCCGTTGTCGAGAACCTGAAACGCACGCTCAAAACACCCGACATCGACGTCGTTCTCCTGACGCTCGAATTCAATGCGGGCGTCGTCCAGATCCCGCGCTTCGGCATCTTCGGCTGGCCGCGAAACTATCTCGTCCTCGGGTGGCCCCTGCTTCTCGCTCTCTCCCCGGAAGGCGTCACGTCAGTGCTCGCTCACGAGTTCGGACATCTCTCCGGCGCCCACGGGCGGTTCGCTGCCTGGGTCTATCGCGTACGGCAGACCTGGTTCAGCCTGATGACGGCGCTCGAAGCGAACGGCCAGTGGGGAACGGGCCTGTTCAGATGGTTCTTCAACTGGTATGCCCCCTCGTTCGGGGCGTACACCTTCGTTCTCGCACGGAAACACGAGTTTGCCGCCGATCGGATGGCAGCCCGGGCGACCGGCGCCCGGATTACGGCCGAGACGCTCCTTTCGACCGTGGTGCTCGAGGCTCATCTGGACGACGGCTTCTGGCCGAAGCTGAAGGACCTGTCGCTCACCCTGGAAGCGCCGCCCGACGACGTCTTCGCCCGCATGCGCCAGGCTCTTGCAGAGCCGATTCCCGAAGAAAACGCCGAAAAATGGTCGCGTAAGGCCCGATGTTTCAGGACCGGAGGGGGCGACACCCATCCTGCCTTGTCCGACAGACTTGCCGTGCTGGGCTCATCGGATGTCCGGTATCACCCGTTCATGGGCCCTTGCGCCGCAGACGTGTTTTTCCCGGGCGAGGCGGGGAGGCGCATCGAGAGGATGCTTTCGGCGCAGTGGCGGGAAAACGTCGCGGATGCATGGGCGGAGGCCCATCGGAACGGGGTCGGGGCAATCAGCCGTCTTGCGGAGCTCGAGACGCTGGAGAAGGCCGGCCGATTCGGCATCGACGAGGCTGTCGAACGGCTTCGGCACGTGGGGGAGCTCCACGGCGTGGAGGCGACGGAACCACTGCTGCTCGAACTCGTCCGAACCGCTCCCGATCATCCTCAGGTGTGTTATGGAATGGGCCGCCTTCTCCTTCGTCGGGGAGATCTTAGCGGAGTAGCATATATAGATAAAGCTATGAATGCCGATCCCGACGCCGTTCTGAACGGTTGCGGCCTCATCATCGATTTCTTCTACGAACGCGGGATGCGGGAAGAGGCCGAGCCGTATCTGCTCCGGCGGAAATCGCGGCTGCAGATCCTGGTGAAAGACCAGGAGGAGCGGGAAACGCTGCCGTTCTCCGACGTCTACCTGCCGCACGGCCTTGCTTCGAACGTCGTGGCAGACATTTCCGAGGCATTGAAGAGATACGAGTTTCTGAGCGAGGCGTATCTCGTGAGGCGGAAACTGACCTATTGCCAGGAACCCCCTCTGTACGTGCTTTGCCTGCGGCTTTCGACCTCGTTCTTTCGGATGTGGGACGGGGCGGCGGAAGAGGGCCGCAAGCTCAGCGAGCGGATCGCGGGCGAGGTCCCCCTTCCCGGCCAGTTTCTGGTTCTCCATCTCCACGAGGAAAACGAGCCTCTCTACGGCATCGTGAAGAAGGTCGAACATTCCCGGATCTTCGGGGCGTAG